A single genomic interval of Electrophorus electricus isolate fEleEle1 chromosome 2, fEleEle1.pri, whole genome shotgun sequence harbors:
- the ppt2b gene encoding lysosomal thioesterase PPT2 isoform X2, with product MRRCCCTRSLSQRNCGQTRLLWTLLGSCFLSTVFGYKPVVVVHGLFDSSADFTDLNQFINQSHPGTNVSVIDLFDRSASLLPLWKQVEGFKEAIYPIMQNSADGVNLICYSQGGLICRGILSVLPDHNVHSFISLSSPQAGQYGDTDYLKYLFPKFVKSNIYRVCYTSLGQRISICNYWNDPHHREMYVNSSDYLALLNNERPHPNSTVWKENFLRIKKLVLIGGPDDGVIMPWQSSHFGFYDDNETVVEMKYQDAFLRDLFGLKTLYARGDLEMCSVPGVQHVYWHSNETVYKTCIEKWLT from the exons atgagaAGGTGTTGTTGCACAAGAAGCCTTTCCCAAAGAAACTGCGGGCAGACCAGATTGTTGTGGACGTTACTTggttcttgttttctttccacAGTGTTTGGATATAAACCGGTGGTTGTTGTCCATGGATTGTTCGATAGTTCTGCTGATTTCACAGATTTAAACCAGTTCATCAATCAG TCTCATCCTGGCACAAACGTGTCAGTCATTGACCTGTTTGATCGCTCTGCCAGCCTACTGCCGTTATGGAAACAGGTAGAGGGCTTCAAGGAGGCCATCTATCCCATAATGCAAAATTCAGCTGATGGGGTTAACCTCATCTGCTACTCCCAAG GAGGGCTGATATGTAGAGGGATTCTTTCTGTCCTTCCTGATCACAATGTTCACTCTTTcatctcactctcctcacctcaGGCTGGACAGTATGGGG ACACAGACTACCTGAAGTACCTCTTTCCTAAGTTCGTCAAGTCGAATATTTATCGTGTCTGCTACACATCCCTGGGCCAGAGAATCTCCATCTGCAACTATTGGAATG ACCCACATCACAGAGAAATGTATGTGAACAGCAGCGATTACCTGGCACTGTTGAACAATGAGAGACCCCATCCCAACTCCACTG TGTGGAAAGAGAATTTCCTGCGCATCAAAAAGCTTGTCCTGATTGGTGGACCAGATGACGGCGTCATCATGCCATGGCAGTCAAG TCATTTTGGCTTCTATGATGACAATGAGACAGTTGTGGAAATGAAGTATCAGGAT GCATTCCTGAGAGATTTGTTCGGACTAAAGACTTTGTATGCTCGAGGGGATCTGGAGATGTGTTCAGTGCCTGGTGTGCAACATGTGT
- the ppt2b gene encoding lysosomal thioesterase PPT2 isoform X1: MRRCCCTRSLSQRNCGQTRLLWTLLGSCFLSTVFGYKPVVVVHGLFDSSADFTDLNQFINQSHPGTNVSVIDLFDRSASLLPLWKQVEGFKEAIYPIMQNSADGVNLICYSQGGLICRGILSVLPDHNVHSFISLSSPQAGQYGDTDYLKYLFPKFVKSNIYRVCYTSLGQRISICNYWNDPHHREMYVNSSDYLALLNNERPHPNSTVWKENFLRIKKLVLIGGPDDGVIMPWQSSHFGFYDDNETVVEMKYQDVSAAHSPFPDPEFPLLHGQAGNVIVFCFVFFKEWINKQNTVITVMAVNSAKTPS, encoded by the exons atgagaAGGTGTTGTTGCACAAGAAGCCTTTCCCAAAGAAACTGCGGGCAGACCAGATTGTTGTGGACGTTACTTggttcttgttttctttccacAGTGTTTGGATATAAACCGGTGGTTGTTGTCCATGGATTGTTCGATAGTTCTGCTGATTTCACAGATTTAAACCAGTTCATCAATCAG TCTCATCCTGGCACAAACGTGTCAGTCATTGACCTGTTTGATCGCTCTGCCAGCCTACTGCCGTTATGGAAACAGGTAGAGGGCTTCAAGGAGGCCATCTATCCCATAATGCAAAATTCAGCTGATGGGGTTAACCTCATCTGCTACTCCCAAG GAGGGCTGATATGTAGAGGGATTCTTTCTGTCCTTCCTGATCACAATGTTCACTCTTTcatctcactctcctcacctcaGGCTGGACAGTATGGGG ACACAGACTACCTGAAGTACCTCTTTCCTAAGTTCGTCAAGTCGAATATTTATCGTGTCTGCTACACATCCCTGGGCCAGAGAATCTCCATCTGCAACTATTGGAATG ACCCACATCACAGAGAAATGTATGTGAACAGCAGCGATTACCTGGCACTGTTGAACAATGAGAGACCCCATCCCAACTCCACTG TGTGGAAAGAGAATTTCCTGCGCATCAAAAAGCTTGTCCTGATTGGTGGACCAGATGACGGCGTCATCATGCCATGGCAGTCAAG TCATTTTGGCTTCTATGATGACAATGAGACAGTTGTGGAAATGAAGTATCAGGAT GTTTCTGCTGCTCATTCTCCATTCCCAGACCCTGAATTTCCTTTACTTCATGGACAAGCTGGAAACGTCatcgttttttgttttgttttttttaaggaatggattaacaaacaaaacaccgTTATCACGGTTATGGCAGTGAATAGTGCTAAAACACCATCTTAG